One genomic segment of Dehalogenimonas alkenigignens includes these proteins:
- a CDS encoding NADH-quinone oxidoreductase subunit A, which produces MLSQFGYIGLFLIFGCTFILITLGIPAVLSRLTRIVPRKPTKIKLETYECGMETTGRSWVQFNFRYYIYALMLIVMDVLAVFLYPWASSLGDLGMTGFFIIAFFLIIVTVGYLYAWKKGALEWQ; this is translated from the coding sequence ATGCTCTCTCAATTCGGCTATATCGGGCTTTTCCTCATTTTCGGTTGCACGTTTATCCTCATAACCCTTGGAATACCGGCGGTGCTTTCACGGCTGACGCGGATCGTGCCCAGAAAACCCACTAAGATCAAGCTGGAAACCTATGAATGCGGCATGGAGACCACCGGCCGCAGTTGGGTGCAATTCAACTTCCGCTACTATATCTACGCCCTGATGCTCATCGTCATGGATGTTCTGGCGGTTTTTCTATACCCCTGGGCATCGAGTTTAGGTGACTTGGGGATGACCGGTTTTTTCATCATCGCCTTCTTCTTGATTATCGTCACCGTCGGCTACCTTTACGCCTGGAAAAAGGGAGCCCTGGAATGGCAATAG
- a CDS encoding NADH-quinone oxidoreductase subunit B: MAIENLRPSAYSDIELDAREGAIVESFFTEHQTAIPDPADWIGAPPLPGNILLTTVDKVINWSRHYSLWPVTFGLACCAIEMMCTAASRFDIARFGMEVFRASPRQADLMIIAGTLTWKMAPWLKRIYEQMPEPKWVLAMGACGTSGGIFKGSYSVVPGFNRVVPIDVYVPGCPPRPEALLQAIMEIHNKIEKMSPTRKAPGVL; encoded by the coding sequence ATGGCAATAGAAAACCTGAGACCATCGGCCTACTCCGACATCGAGCTAGACGCTCGAGAGGGCGCCATCGTCGAGAGTTTTTTCACCGAGCACCAGACCGCTATCCCCGATCCGGCCGACTGGATCGGCGCGCCGCCACTGCCGGGTAATATCTTACTAACCACCGTTGATAAAGTCATTAACTGGTCCCGCCATTACTCTCTGTGGCCTGTGACTTTCGGTCTGGCTTGCTGCGCTATTGAAATGATGTGCACCGCAGCTTCGCGTTTCGATATCGCGCGCTTCGGCATGGAAGTTTTCCGAGCCTCTCCGCGCCAGGCGGACCTGATGATCATAGCCGGCACACTGACCTGGAAAATGGCACCGTGGCTGAAGCGTATCTACGAACAAATGCCGGAGCCCAAGTGGGTGCTGGCGATGGGCGCCTGCGGCACCTCCGGGGGTATCTTTAAGGGTTCGTACTCCGTGGTGCCGGGATTCAATAGGGTCGTGCCCATTGATGTCTACGTTCCCGGCTGTCCACCGAGGCCGGAAGCCCTGCTACAAGCCATCATGGAGATCCACAACAAGATCGAAAAGATGAGCCCCACCAGAAAGGCACCCGGCGTTTTATGA
- a CDS encoding NADH-quinone oxidoreductase subunit C, which produces MKDIAFIEIAALIRERFGDGVAAADDKRLIVEPPRLAEVAAFLRDDPNLNLDYLSSVTAIDHKTDFTLIYHLYSLTKNQRLTMRVPVVDRVSPAVPSVTPIWRGADLQEREIFDLFGIEFSGHPNLKRLFMWEGFPGFPLRKDWVNRGP; this is translated from the coding sequence ATGAAAGACATCGCTTTCATCGAGATCGCCGCCCTCATCCGTGAGCGATTCGGCGACGGTGTTGCGGCGGCCGATGATAAACGGCTCATCGTCGAGCCGCCTCGCCTGGCCGAGGTTGCCGCGTTTCTACGCGACGACCCTAATTTAAACTTGGATTATCTGAGTTCGGTCACCGCCATCGATCACAAGACCGATTTCACTTTGATCTACCACCTCTATTCTCTAACTAAAAACCAACGGCTCACCATGAGGGTGCCTGTAGTAGACAGGGTTAGTCCGGCTGTGCCCTCTGTCACACCCATCTGGCGGGGTGCCGATCTCCAGGAGCGAGAGATCTTTGATCTGTTCGGCATCGAATTTTCCGGCCACCCCAACCTCAAGCGGTTGTTCATGTGGGAAGGGTTTCCGGGCTTTCCGCTGCGAAAGGACTGGGTGAATCGTGGTCCTTAA
- a CDS encoding NADH-quinone oxidoreductase subunit D translates to MVLKTEHYVINVGPQHPSTHGVFRLRLTLDGEVIVDVEPIFGYLHRGMEKIAEGRNYTKNIPLTDRLDYLSSMINNQAYCMAVENLLNITVPERAQYIRVIMAELQRMASHLAGIGFFMNDIGAFSTPLLYMFREREKIVELFDMACGQRLNYNYMRFGGVSMDLPEEFLPALKKLLDGMPGFINEYDKLISTNEIVLVRAKGVGILPKELAVNASAAGPVLRGSGIKWDLRKNQPYSIYDRFEFDIPTGEIGDTYDRYAVRLEEIRQSVRILKQAIAQLPAGETMAKVSKLIRPPASETYTAVEGPKGELGFFVVADGSENPYRWHVRAPSLINLTALKEMLLGWKVADLMAIFGSIDIVMGEVDR, encoded by the coding sequence GTGGTCCTTAAAACCGAGCATTATGTCATCAACGTCGGCCCACAGCACCCTTCCACCCACGGCGTCTTCCGGCTGCGGTTGACCCTCGACGGTGAAGTTATCGTCGATGTCGAGCCCATTTTCGGTTACCTCCACCGAGGCATGGAGAAAATCGCCGAGGGACGAAACTACACCAAGAACATCCCGCTGACCGACCGGCTGGACTACCTGTCCTCCATGATCAACAACCAGGCCTATTGCATGGCTGTCGAGAATCTCCTCAACATCACCGTCCCGGAGCGGGCGCAATATATCCGGGTCATAATGGCCGAACTACAACGGATGGCCTCTCACCTGGCTGGTATCGGCTTTTTCATGAACGATATCGGCGCTTTCTCGACGCCTCTTTTGTATATGTTCCGTGAGCGCGAGAAGATCGTCGAGCTTTTCGACATGGCCTGCGGCCAACGTCTGAATTACAACTACATGCGCTTCGGCGGTGTCTCCATGGACTTACCGGAGGAGTTCCTGCCAGCGCTTAAGAAACTGCTGGACGGTATGCCCGGCTTCATCAATGAATACGACAAGCTGATCTCCACCAACGAAATCGTGTTGGTTCGGGCTAAGGGCGTAGGTATCTTGCCGAAGGAACTGGCTGTTAACGCCTCGGCAGCCGGACCTGTGCTTCGGGGTTCGGGCATAAAGTGGGACCTGCGCAAGAACCAACCTTATTCCATCTACGATCGGTTCGAGTTCGATATCCCGACTGGCGAGATAGGTGACACCTACGACCGCTATGCAGTACGACTGGAAGAGATCCGACAGAGCGTCCGGATTCTAAAGCAAGCGATTGCACAATTGCCCGCCGGCGAGACCATGGCTAAGGTGTCGAAACTCATACGGCCACCGGCCAGCGAGACCTACACTGCAGTCGAGGGACCAAAGGGCGAACTCGGCTTCTTCGTTGTCGCTGATGGATCTGAAAACCCTTACCGCTGGCACGTACGGGCGCCTAGCCTGATCAACCTCACGGCACTTAAAGAAATGCTCTTGGGTTGGAAGGTGGCGGATTTGATGGCCATCTTTGGTTCCATCGACATCGTCATGGGCGAGGTGGACCGCTGA
- the nuoH gene encoding NADH-quinone oxidoreductase subunit NuoH, with translation MDWLHFALFTLIVFVFVITGVLFFIWYERRGLGRFQLRPGPNRAGPFGLLQPLADAVKVLLKEDIVPALADKPVHFLAPMVAFVPALAVFAVVPFGDGAMLADLNIGILYIMAVSSIVVIGIFMAGWSSSNKYSLLGAMRTIAQEVSYEIPLVLSILGTVMLAGSLSLNDIVKAQQVPFILIQPLGFLIYMTAAMAEINRTPFDLLEADSEIIAGFQTEYSGMKFGLFYLTEYAETLSVSAVASTLFLGGWAGPILPGFIWLIIKIVAVFSFIMWVRATFPRLRIDQVMAFCWKFLLPLSVANLLITAGLVLTGFNEQIWLAVPLNLGLAAVLVVLASRQFRTGGGHAVT, from the coding sequence ATGGACTGGCTGCACTTCGCCCTCTTCACCCTGATCGTCTTCGTCTTCGTTATTACCGGCGTCCTCTTTTTTATCTGGTACGAGCGCCGCGGCCTGGGGCGTTTTCAGTTGCGCCCCGGCCCGAACCGCGCCGGGCCTTTCGGCCTGCTGCAGCCGCTGGCCGATGCCGTCAAGGTGCTACTCAAAGAGGACATTGTGCCGGCGCTAGCCGACAAGCCGGTGCATTTCCTGGCGCCGATGGTGGCTTTCGTGCCGGCGCTGGCCGTTTTTGCCGTCGTCCCCTTCGGCGATGGCGCGATGCTGGCCGATCTAAACATCGGCATCCTTTACATCATGGCTGTCAGTTCCATAGTGGTCATCGGTATTTTCATGGCCGGCTGGTCTTCTTCCAACAAGTACTCCCTACTCGGCGCCATGCGCACAATCGCCCAGGAGGTCAGCTATGAAATACCTCTGGTGCTGTCCATCCTCGGTACCGTCATGCTGGCCGGATCGCTGTCTTTGAACGATATTGTCAAAGCCCAGCAGGTGCCGTTCATCCTTATCCAACCCCTCGGCTTCCTCATATATATGACAGCCGCCATGGCCGAGATCAACCGCACCCCGTTCGATCTATTGGAGGCCGACTCGGAGATTATCGCCGGTTTCCAGACAGAATACTCCGGCATGAAGTTCGGACTGTTTTACCTCACGGAGTATGCTGAGACGTTATCAGTCTCCGCCGTAGCCAGCACCTTGTTCCTGGGCGGTTGGGCTGGGCCGATATTGCCTGGATTCATTTGGCTTATTATCAAGATCGTGGCTGTGTTCTCGTTCATCATGTGGGTGCGGGCGACCTTCCCGCGCCTAAGGATCGATCAAGTCATGGCTTTCTGCTGGAAGTTCCTGCTGCCGCTGTCGGTAGCAAACCTCCTCATCACCGCCGGGTTGGTGCTCACCGGCTTCAACGAACAGATATGGCTGGCTGTTCCGCTGAACCTCGGTCTGGCTGCAGTGCTAGTAGTGCTAGCCAGCCGTCAATTCCGCACCGGAGGCGGCCATGCCGTCACTTAA
- a CDS encoding 4Fe-4S binding protein, with amino-acid sequence MPSLNNFGEGLLRGLKVTLNHIGRKWITVQYPEQRLNMSRRIRGTDIIWDRESCISCRACERACPVQCISMAVSRGEDKKLKTDDITVDLGLCIFCGLCIESCPTGISIYLGYNYTNTTHRCSTFSGAKTGNTPSDGRCREIVRSNDELLVDDAARPRSGYYRPEISSALPPQTLLIDQTTYLEDLRKRGLK; translated from the coding sequence ATGCCGTCACTTAATAATTTCGGCGAGGGACTGCTGCGCGGTCTAAAGGTAACGTTAAATCATATCGGCCGAAAATGGATTACAGTGCAGTACCCGGAGCAGAGACTCAATATGTCGAGGCGTATTCGAGGCACCGACATCATTTGGGACCGGGAGTCCTGCATCTCCTGCCGTGCCTGCGAACGCGCTTGCCCGGTGCAATGCATCTCAATGGCCGTGTCGCGAGGAGAAGATAAAAAACTAAAAACCGATGATATTACCGTAGACTTGGGACTGTGTATTTTTTGCGGTTTATGCATTGAGTCATGCCCGACCGGCATCTCCATCTACCTGGGGTACAACTATACCAACACTACACACCGCTGCTCCACCTTCAGCGGCGCCAAGACGGGGAATACTCCCTCAGACGGTCGTTGCCGTGAGATAGTGCGGTCCAATGACGAACTGCTCGTAGACGATGCGGCGCGGCCCCGCTCCGGCTACTACCGCCCGGAGATCAGCTCCGCTCTGCCGCCGCAGACGCTCTTAATCGACCAGACGACCTATCTTGAAGATCTCAGGAAGCGAGGGTTAAAGTAA